A DNA window from Ornithinimicrobium humiphilum contains the following coding sequences:
- the gcvP gene encoding aminomethyl-transferring glycine dehydrogenase — MSTGTTPDPSTLSDFTGRHVGPRESDIAEMLAVLGHDSLESLIDAAVPPAIRSTEPLSMPAAPSEQAVLAELRELASRNTVLTSMIGLGYYGTQTPPVVKRNILENPGWYTAYTPYQPEISQGRLEALLNFQTMVSDLTALPIANASLLDEGTAAAEALALMRRNSKAPAGAVLVADRHLLPQTIDVVTTRATPLSIDVVVTDLDEVTDADGLRAAAGDRDVMGVLLQYPGADGVVRDWAAVTSAAHELGALVTVAADLLALTLLTPPGAWGADVAVGTTQRFGVPMGFGGPHAAYMSVRSGLERSLPGRLVGVSKDADGNVAYRLALQTREQHIRREKATSNITTAQVLLAVMAGMYAVWHGPEGLRRIALETHAKARALADALTAGGLELAGDAWFDTLRVSVPGRAAEVVAAARERGINLWQADADAVLLSTDETTTLEHLQAVAEAFGVDAPQEIPSVESGDWGGLARGEDHPYLTHPVFNTYRSETAMLRYIRSLSDKDFALDRGMIPLGSCTMKLNATTEMEPITWPEFSALHPFAPADQTEGTREIVRQLQEWLCEITGYDAVSMQPNAGSQGEFAGLLAIRRYHQANGDEQRTVCLIPSSAHGTNAASAVMAGLKVVVIKSTDTGEIDLEDLRAKVDQHRDQLAAVMVTYPSTHGVYEDTITELCEVIHEAGGQVYLDGANLNALMGIAKPGRFGADVSHLNLHKTFTIPHGGGGPGVGPIGVREHLAPYLPTHPVVADAGPETGVGAISAAPWGSASILPISWAYIRLVGGAGLTRSSQVAVLNANYVSARLREHFPTLYTGANGLVAHECILDVRPLTKETGVTVDDVAKRLIDYGFHAPTMSFPVSGTLMVEPTESEDKGELDRFVAAMVAIRAEMDAVAGDVEGSVLRNAPHTALSIAGEWDHPYDRMTAVFPEGVDPSRKYWPPVRRIDGVYGDRNLVTTCVTPEATGPEA, encoded by the coding sequence ATGAGCACCGGAACCACCCCCGACCCGTCCACCCTGTCCGACTTCACCGGGCGCCACGTCGGCCCCCGGGAGTCCGACATCGCCGAGATGCTGGCCGTCCTCGGCCACGACAGCCTCGAGTCCCTGATCGACGCCGCCGTCCCGCCGGCCATCCGCTCGACCGAGCCGCTGTCGATGCCCGCCGCCCCCAGCGAGCAGGCCGTGCTGGCCGAGCTGCGCGAGCTGGCCTCCCGCAACACCGTGCTGACCTCGATGATCGGCCTGGGCTACTACGGCACCCAGACGCCGCCGGTCGTCAAGCGCAACATCCTGGAGAACCCGGGCTGGTACACCGCCTACACGCCCTACCAGCCGGAGATCTCCCAGGGCCGTCTCGAGGCCCTCCTCAACTTCCAGACGATGGTCAGCGACCTCACGGCGCTGCCCATCGCCAACGCCTCCCTCCTCGACGAGGGCACGGCGGCCGCCGAGGCCCTGGCCCTGATGCGCCGCAACAGCAAGGCCCCGGCCGGCGCTGTCCTCGTCGCCGACCGCCACCTGCTGCCCCAGACGATCGACGTCGTCACGACCCGCGCCACCCCGCTGAGCATCGACGTCGTCGTCACCGACCTCGACGAGGTCACCGACGCCGACGGGCTCCGCGCGGCCGCCGGGGACCGCGACGTCATGGGCGTGCTCCTGCAGTACCCCGGCGCCGACGGCGTCGTCCGCGACTGGGCCGCGGTCACCTCCGCCGCCCACGAGCTCGGTGCCCTCGTCACGGTCGCCGCCGACCTGCTCGCGCTGACCCTGCTCACCCCGCCCGGCGCCTGGGGCGCCGACGTCGCCGTGGGCACCACCCAGCGCTTCGGCGTCCCGATGGGCTTCGGCGGCCCGCACGCCGCCTACATGAGCGTCCGCTCCGGCCTGGAGCGCTCCCTGCCCGGCCGGCTGGTCGGCGTGAGCAAGGACGCCGACGGCAACGTCGCCTACCGCCTGGCCCTGCAGACCCGCGAGCAGCACATCCGCCGCGAGAAGGCCACCTCCAACATCACCACCGCCCAGGTGCTCCTCGCCGTCATGGCCGGGATGTATGCCGTGTGGCACGGACCGGAGGGCCTGCGCCGCATCGCGCTGGAGACCCACGCCAAGGCGCGCGCCCTCGCCGATGCCCTCACCGCCGGCGGCCTGGAGCTGGCCGGCGACGCGTGGTTCGACACGCTGCGGGTCTCGGTGCCCGGCCGGGCAGCCGAGGTCGTGGCCGCCGCCCGCGAGCGCGGCATCAACCTGTGGCAGGCCGACGCCGACGCCGTGCTGCTCTCCACCGACGAGACCACGACGCTGGAGCACCTGCAGGCCGTGGCCGAGGCGTTCGGCGTCGACGCGCCGCAGGAGATCCCGTCCGTGGAGTCCGGCGACTGGGGCGGCCTGGCGCGCGGCGAGGACCACCCCTACCTCACGCACCCGGTCTTCAACACCTACCGCAGCGAGACCGCGATGCTGCGCTACATCCGCTCGCTGTCCGACAAGGACTTCGCGCTCGACCGCGGCATGATCCCGCTCGGCTCGTGCACGATGAAGCTCAACGCGACCACGGAGATGGAGCCCATCACCTGGCCGGAGTTCAGCGCGCTGCACCCCTTCGCCCCGGCCGACCAGACCGAGGGCACCCGCGAGATCGTCCGTCAGCTGCAGGAGTGGCTGTGCGAGATCACCGGCTACGACGCGGTCTCCATGCAGCCCAACGCCGGCTCGCAGGGCGAGTTCGCCGGGCTGCTGGCGATCCGCCGCTACCACCAGGCCAACGGCGACGAGCAGCGCACGGTCTGCCTCATCCCCTCCAGCGCGCACGGCACCAACGCCGCCAGCGCCGTGATGGCCGGCCTCAAGGTCGTCGTCATCAAGAGCACCGACACCGGTGAGATCGACCTCGAGGACCTGAGGGCCAAGGTCGACCAGCACCGCGACCAGCTGGCGGCGGTCATGGTCACCTACCCCTCGACCCACGGCGTCTACGAGGACACCATCACCGAGCTCTGCGAGGTCATCCACGAGGCGGGCGGCCAGGTCTACCTCGACGGGGCCAACCTCAACGCGCTCATGGGCATCGCCAAGCCGGGCAGGTTCGGCGCGGACGTCTCGCACCTCAACCTGCACAAGACCTTCACCATCCCGCACGGCGGCGGTGGCCCCGGCGTCGGCCCGATCGGCGTCCGCGAGCACCTCGCGCCCTACCTGCCCACGCACCCGGTCGTCGCGGACGCGGGCCCCGAGACCGGTGTCGGCGCCATCTCGGCCGCACCGTGGGGCTCGGCGAGCATCCTGCCGATCTCGTGGGCCTACATCCGCCTCGTCGGTGGCGCGGGTCTGACCCGCTCCTCGCAGGTCGCGGTGCTCAACGCCAACTACGTCTCGGCCCGCCTGCGCGAGCACTTCCCGACGCTCTACACCGGGGCCAACGGCCTGGTGGCCCACGAGTGCATCCTCGACGTCCGCCCGCTCACCAAGGAGACCGGCGTCACGGTCGACGACGTGGCCAAGCGCCTCATCGACTACGGCTTCCACGCCCCGACGATGTCGTTCCCGGTGTCCGGGACGCTCATGGTGGAGCCGACCGAGTCCGAGGACAAGGGCGAGCTCGACCGGTTCGTGGCGGCGATGGTCGCGATCCGCGCCGAGATGGACGCCGTCGCCGGCGACGTCGAGGGCAGCGTCCTGCGCAACGCCCCGCACACCGCGCTGAGCATCGCCGGCGAGTGGGACCACCCCTACGACCGGATGACGGCGGTCTTCCCCGAGGGCGTGGACCCGTCCCGCAAGTACTGGCCGCCGGTGCGCCGCATCGACGGCGTCTACGGCGACCGCAACCTCGTCACCACCTGCGTGACGCCGGAGGCGACCGGCCCGGAGGCCTGA
- a CDS encoding glutamate--cysteine ligase, translated as MGQEVSHSEFTREHRLAFRQKVLQDLDVFERMLEGSRFDFTRPQMGLEIELNLLDGETAAPALVNKEVLAEIREGDFQSEVGRYNIEMNVPPRPMAGDQAVRLERWLSQSLRRAGDAARLHGARVAAIGIMPTLMPDLFDSPWISHGVRYQALEDGLLRERGEGFELSIQGPTGESFEDYFDGIGPLSGCTSVQLHQQVTPQDFPIYWNAATIISSLQVAMGANSPYLFGRRLWAETRIPLFTQMTDTRSIELKYQGVRPRAYFGRAWITSIFDLFEENVRSFPALLPEVSDEDPGSLLDAGEVPTLSDLRLHNGTVWRWNRPIYDTSQGVPHLRVENRVLPAGPTVIDMVANACFYYGLLEAATSSGRPLWTKMSFETASDNFDDAARHGIASIHSWPGLGRIPVVDLVADHLLDVADDGLAALGLRREVRSHYLSVIEGRCRARTNGASWQVATTEAFEAAGYGREEALREMFLLYVDHSEDNIPVHDWEVPTVEPVPGEGEDASADEPVDNRADDVA; from the coding sequence ATGGGTCAAGAGGTCAGCCACAGTGAGTTCACGCGGGAGCACCGCCTGGCCTTCCGCCAGAAGGTCCTGCAGGACCTGGACGTCTTCGAGCGGATGCTCGAGGGGAGCCGCTTCGACTTCACGCGGCCGCAGATGGGTCTGGAGATCGAGCTCAACCTCCTCGACGGCGAGACCGCGGCCCCGGCCCTGGTCAACAAGGAGGTCCTGGCCGAGATCCGCGAGGGCGACTTCCAGAGCGAGGTCGGCCGCTACAACATCGAGATGAACGTGCCGCCGCGCCCGATGGCCGGCGACCAGGCCGTCCGGCTCGAGCGCTGGCTGTCCCAGTCGCTGCGCCGCGCCGGTGACGCGGCCCGGCTCCACGGCGCACGCGTCGCGGCGATCGGGATCATGCCCACCCTGATGCCCGACCTCTTCGACAGCCCGTGGATCTCCCACGGCGTGCGCTACCAGGCGCTCGAGGACGGCCTGCTGCGCGAGCGCGGCGAGGGCTTCGAGCTCTCGATCCAGGGGCCGACGGGGGAGAGCTTCGAGGACTACTTCGACGGCATCGGCCCGCTGTCGGGCTGCACCTCGGTCCAGCTGCACCAGCAGGTGACGCCGCAGGACTTCCCGATCTACTGGAACGCCGCCACGATCATCTCCAGCCTGCAGGTGGCGATGGGGGCCAACTCGCCCTACCTCTTCGGCAGGCGGCTCTGGGCCGAGACCCGCATCCCGCTGTTCACGCAGATGACCGACACCCGTTCGATCGAGCTGAAGTACCAGGGCGTGCGGCCCCGTGCCTACTTCGGCCGTGCCTGGATCACCTCGATCTTCGACCTCTTCGAGGAGAACGTCCGGTCCTTCCCGGCACTGCTGCCCGAGGTGTCGGACGAGGACCCCGGCTCGCTGCTCGACGCCGGGGAGGTCCCCACGCTGAGCGACCTGCGGCTCCACAACGGCACGGTCTGGCGCTGGAACCGGCCCATCTACGACACGAGCCAGGGCGTGCCCCACCTGCGGGTCGAGAACCGCGTGCTGCCCGCCGGACCGACCGTCATCGACATGGTCGCCAACGCCTGCTTCTACTACGGCCTGCTCGAGGCGGCCACGAGCAGCGGTCGCCCGCTGTGGACCAAGATGTCCTTCGAGACGGCCAGCGACAACTTCGACGACGCGGCCCGGCACGGCATCGCGAGCATCCACAGCTGGCCGGGCCTGGGGCGCATCCCCGTCGTCGACCTCGTGGCCGACCACCTGCTCGACGTGGCCGACGACGGGCTGGCGGCCCTGGGCCTGCGGCGCGAGGTGCGCAGCCACTACCTGTCGGTCATCGAGGGGCGCTGCCGCGCCCGCACCAACGGCGCCAGCTGGCAGGTCGCCACCACGGAGGCCTTCGAGGCGGCCGGCTACGGCCGCGAGGAGGCGCTGCGCGAGATGTTCCTCCTCTACGTCGACCACAGCGAGGACAACATCCCGGTGCACGACTGGGAGGTGCCGACGGTCGAGCCCGTCCCGGGCGAGGGCGAGGACGCCTCGGCCGACGAGCCGGTCGACAACCGCGCGGACGACGTCGCCTGA
- a CDS encoding OsmC family protein yields the protein MAGDATRSVSLTRTGAGTFLAENARGGTIPIGAGGSDAADFTPVELLLAAIAGCSAVDIDALTSRLAEPVTFSMSASGDKLSDEQGNHMGPITVTVSVTFPEGEGGDRARDRLPDVVTKSRDRLCTVSRTVQLPTEVHFEVD from the coding sequence ATGGCCGGCGACGCGACCCGCTCGGTGTCCCTGACCCGCACCGGGGCGGGCACCTTCCTCGCGGAGAACGCCCGCGGCGGCACGATCCCGATCGGTGCCGGCGGCTCGGACGCGGCCGACTTCACGCCGGTCGAGCTGCTGCTCGCCGCCATCGCGGGCTGCTCCGCCGTCGACATCGACGCGCTCACCTCCAGGCTGGCCGAGCCGGTGACCTTCTCGATGAGCGCCTCGGGCGACAAGCTCAGCGACGAGCAGGGCAACCACATGGGGCCGATCACGGTGACCGTGTCGGTGACCTTCCCCGAGGGCGAGGGCGGCGACCGGGCCCGCGACCGGCTGCCCGACGTGGTGACCAAGTCCCGCGACCGGCTGTGCACCGTCTCGCGCACGGTCCAGCTGCCCACCGAGGTCCACTTCGAGGTCGACTGA
- a CDS encoding APC family permease encodes MTGRPMRRTLGLGDAVTVGLGSMVGAGVFAVWGPAATAAGGWLLLALLLAAGVAVCNALSSAALAARYPSAGGTYVYGRERLGETWGHLAGWCFVVGKTASCGAMAMTVGAHLVPGAERLAAAVAVLVITALNLAGVQRSVSASRAVVAVVLCVLLGVGVAAVLPTATGPALDVTRVLGGDLDGYGVLQAAGLLFFAFAGYARIATLGEEVRDPAHVIPRAVVLALTGVLGVYACVALVVLGVLGPEGTAGDPAAVATVAAQVWGPGWGWLVRAAAGIAALGALLNLVLGISRTTVAMARDGHLPRRLAAVSDAGVPRAAELAVGLLVLAVVLVADLRGAIGFSSFGVLLYYAVANASAFTLRAEWRPGRVVPVLGLVGCLVLAATLPLSSVVAGVVVVLVGVVVLAVRRALR; translated from the coding sequence ATGACGGGGCGACCGATGCGCCGCACCCTCGGCCTCGGCGACGCCGTGACCGTCGGGCTGGGCTCGATGGTCGGGGCCGGCGTCTTCGCGGTCTGGGGGCCGGCGGCCACGGCGGCGGGCGGCTGGCTCCTCCTGGCCCTGCTCCTCGCGGCCGGGGTGGCGGTGTGCAACGCCCTGTCGTCCGCGGCCCTCGCCGCTCGCTACCCGTCCGCGGGCGGCACCTACGTCTACGGGCGCGAGCGACTGGGGGAGACCTGGGGCCATCTCGCCGGCTGGTGCTTCGTGGTCGGCAAGACCGCCTCCTGCGGGGCCATGGCGATGACCGTCGGGGCCCACCTCGTGCCGGGGGCCGAGCGCCTCGCGGCGGCCGTCGCCGTCCTCGTCATCACCGCCCTCAACCTGGCCGGGGTGCAGCGCTCCGTCTCGGCCTCCCGCGCGGTGGTCGCGGTCGTCCTGTGCGTCCTGCTCGGCGTCGGGGTCGCGGCGGTCCTGCCCACGGCCACCGGACCCGCGCTCGACGTCACCCGGGTGCTCGGCGGCGACCTCGACGGGTATGGCGTGCTGCAGGCGGCGGGTCTGCTCTTCTTCGCCTTCGCCGGCTACGCCCGGATCGCGACCCTGGGGGAGGAGGTGCGCGACCCGGCCCACGTCATACCCCGGGCCGTGGTGCTCGCCCTGACCGGCGTCCTCGGTGTCTACGCGTGCGTCGCGCTCGTCGTCCTGGGCGTCCTCGGACCGGAGGGCACGGCGGGGGACCCGGCCGCGGTCGCCACGGTCGCCGCGCAGGTGTGGGGCCCGGGATGGGGCTGGCTGGTGCGGGCGGCTGCGGGGATCGCGGCGCTGGGTGCCCTGCTCAACCTGGTGCTGGGCATCTCGCGCACCACGGTGGCGATGGCGCGGGACGGCCACCTGCCCCGCCGGTTGGCCGCCGTCTCCGACGCCGGGGTGCCCCGGGCGGCCGAGCTCGCCGTCGGCCTCCTGGTGCTCGCCGTGGTGCTCGTGGCGGACCTGCGCGGGGCGATCGGCTTCTCCAGCTTCGGGGTGCTGCTCTACTACGCGGTCGCCAACGCCTCGGCCTTCACCCTGCGTGCGGAGTGGCGCCCTGGCCGGGTGGTGCCGGTCCTCGGGCTGGTGGGCTGCCTGGTGCTGGCGGCCACCCTGCCGCTCTCGTCGGTCGTCGCCGGCGTCGTGGTGGTGCTCGTGGGCGTGGTCGTCCTGGCCGTGCGCCGGGCTCTGCGCTAG
- a CDS encoding YetF domain-containing protein, with protein MRDLWYHLGISPTAAVGVVISTLVMYFLFGGVLRLWGQRLYSSPRSVDLAVVTVLGAIVGRSTLGHVPTLAGGLLALGTLLLTELAFHGLRRLPLPQLRRPAPRARAVVLAVDGKVRTEALHAYGLSLTEIWSAMRQAGISHPSQVALAVLEPRGVISVLRAGQPIHPRALMGVKNAHVVQEQLREAGHLHTGPLPAPAPASPVAGTAPVVADPPRD; from the coding sequence ATGCGGGACCTCTGGTACCACCTCGGCATCTCCCCCACCGCGGCCGTCGGCGTCGTGATCAGCACCCTGGTCATGTACTTTCTCTTCGGCGGGGTGCTTCGGCTGTGGGGCCAGCGCCTCTACTCCAGCCCGCGCAGCGTCGACCTCGCGGTCGTCACGGTGCTCGGGGCGATCGTCGGGCGCTCGACCCTGGGGCACGTCCCGACCCTGGCCGGCGGCCTCCTCGCGCTCGGCACCCTGCTCCTCACCGAGCTCGCCTTCCACGGCCTGCGCCGGCTCCCGCTCCCCCAGCTGCGCCGCCCGGCGCCCCGCGCCCGCGCGGTCGTCCTCGCCGTCGACGGCAAGGTGCGCACCGAGGCGCTGCACGCCTACGGCCTGAGCCTGACCGAGATCTGGAGCGCGATGCGGCAGGCCGGGATCAGCCACCCCTCCCAGGTCGCGCTGGCGGTGCTCGAGCCCCGCGGCGTCATCTCGGTGCTGCGCGCTGGCCAGCCGATCCACCCGCGCGCGCTGATGGGCGTCAAGAACGCCCACGTCGTCCAGGAGCAGCTGCGCGAGGCGGGGCACCTGCACACGGGTCCGCTGCCGGCACCGGCCCCCGCGTCCCCCGTGGCCGGCACCGCCCCGGTCGTCGCCGATCCCCCGCGCGACTAG
- a CDS encoding GNAT family N-acetyltransferase — protein MTETTTQGAGGTDLAAAYRWAPLTEADVPAWADLVNHLARVDGTEEFLGEEELQEELTFSGFTPATDSIAVWDGDVMVAYAKVGVPVTPDHEGSGRGYVEGGVREEHRRRGLGTRLMDLLEPRAAELVAERHPGRTAYLRAGGGLQGSSASAMLERRGYAVVRWFNLLERPLGDVPEVPEVEGVSFVVPQPEHEEPVRVAHNEAFRDHWGSGPSAPEPWHDHWTTRAARQDVSTLAVSEDGEVLAYVLCGEYQPRELYVNLVGTVPQARGRGIAAAALLTTIAAASRSGAYDTIQLDVDSDSITGATRLYERVGFGPKLSMMSMQRPLPL, from the coding sequence ATGACAGAGACGACCACGCAGGGCGCCGGGGGCACGGACCTCGCCGCCGCCTACCGGTGGGCACCGCTGACCGAGGCCGACGTCCCCGCGTGGGCGGACCTGGTCAACCACCTGGCCCGGGTGGACGGCACCGAGGAGTTTCTCGGCGAGGAGGAGCTCCAGGAGGAGCTGACCTTCAGCGGGTTCACCCCCGCGACCGACTCGATCGCCGTCTGGGACGGTGACGTGATGGTGGCCTACGCCAAGGTCGGCGTGCCGGTGACGCCGGACCACGAGGGTTCCGGCCGCGGCTACGTCGAGGGCGGTGTCCGCGAGGAGCACCGCCGTCGCGGCCTGGGCACCCGTCTCATGGACCTGCTGGAGCCGCGCGCGGCCGAGCTGGTCGCCGAGCGGCACCCGGGCCGCACGGCATACCTGCGTGCCGGTGGCGGGCTGCAGGGCTCCAGCGCCTCGGCGATGCTCGAGCGGCGGGGGTATGCCGTGGTGCGCTGGTTCAACCTGCTGGAGCGTCCGCTCGGCGACGTGCCGGAGGTGCCGGAGGTCGAGGGCGTGTCCTTCGTCGTGCCGCAGCCCGAGCACGAGGAGCCGGTGCGGGTGGCCCACAACGAGGCCTTCCGCGACCACTGGGGCTCCGGCCCGAGCGCGCCCGAGCCCTGGCACGACCACTGGACCACGCGCGCCGCGCGCCAGGACGTCTCCACGCTGGCGGTGTCCGAGGACGGCGAGGTGCTGGCCTACGTGCTGTGCGGGGAGTACCAGCCGCGCGAGCTCTACGTGAACCTCGTGGGCACCGTGCCGCAGGCGCGGGGTCGTGGCATCGCCGCCGCCGCGCTGCTCACCACGATCGCCGCGGCGTCCCGGTCGGGCGCCTACGACACGATCCAGCTGGACGTCGACTCCGACAGCATCACCGGGGCCACCCGGCTCTACGAGCGGGTCGGCTTCGGACCGAAGCTGTCGATGATGTCGATGCAGCGGCCGCTGCCGCTCTGA
- a CDS encoding alpha/beta fold hydrolase, producing MSEGLHSTLVGEGDGPVVVFLHGLFGRGRNFATAARAVQPELRALLVDLPDHGASPWTDRVDYGAMADAVAEHLRSGVAADGPVHVVGHSMGGKTAMTLALAHPDLVDRLVVEDVGPTGTGETSEFEHLLGALSRIDLEGMTSTREADEQLAAEVPQRTLRGFLLQNLRRDDHGRLAWQPNLEVLRRDLPAITGDIPQLGSDAVFEGPVLWVAGADSDYVTAEAEPVMRQHFPQTRRVTIKDAGHWVHSQQPEVFAEVLRRFLIPA from the coding sequence GTGAGCGAGGGTCTGCACAGCACGCTGGTCGGCGAGGGCGACGGCCCCGTCGTCGTCTTCCTGCACGGCCTCTTCGGCCGCGGCCGCAACTTCGCCACCGCCGCCCGCGCCGTGCAGCCCGAGCTGCGCGCGCTGCTCGTCGACCTGCCCGACCACGGCGCCTCGCCGTGGACCGACCGGGTCGACTACGGCGCGATGGCCGACGCCGTCGCCGAGCACCTGCGCTCGGGCGTCGCCGCGGACGGCCCCGTCCACGTCGTCGGGCACTCGATGGGCGGCAAGACCGCCATGACCCTGGCGCTGGCCCATCCCGACCTCGTCGACCGGCTCGTCGTCGAGGACGTCGGCCCGACCGGCACCGGCGAGACCAGCGAGTTCGAGCACCTCCTCGGTGCGCTCTCCCGCATCGACCTCGAGGGGATGACCAGCACGCGCGAGGCCGACGAGCAGCTGGCCGCCGAGGTGCCGCAGCGCACGCTGCGCGGCTTCCTGCTGCAGAACCTGCGTCGCGACGACCACGGGCGCCTGGCCTGGCAGCCCAACCTCGAGGTGCTCCGTCGCGACCTGCCGGCGATCACCGGCGACATCCCGCAGCTGGGGAGCGACGCCGTCTTCGAGGGGCCGGTGCTCTGGGTCGCGGGGGCCGACTCCGACTACGTCACCGCCGAGGCGGAGCCGGTGATGCGGCAGCACTTCCCGCAGACGCGCAGGGTCACCATCAAGGACGCCGGCCACTGGGTGCACTCCCAGCAGCCGGAGGTCTTCGCCGAGGTGCTGCGCCGCTTCCTCATCCCGGCCTGA
- a CDS encoding L-threonylcarbamoyladenylate synthase encodes MARFVDIHPVDPQPRLVAQVVDILQDGGLAAFPTDACFTLGARLSDAHAKQRIIDIRHLDGKHHFTLMCSDFAQLGSLVQLDNSVFRAIRAATPGPYTFILPATGEVPRRLLHPKKRTVGVRIPDHKVCRALLDAMGEPLLTSTLLLPDHEEPIAMGWDVKEALDHVVDVVVDGDQTGQEPTTVVDFSEGYPEVVRVGAGDPTPFE; translated from the coding sequence ATGGCTCGCTTCGTCGACATCCATCCGGTTGACCCGCAGCCCCGCCTGGTCGCCCAGGTGGTCGACATCCTCCAGGACGGCGGGCTGGCGGCCTTCCCGACCGACGCCTGCTTCACCCTCGGGGCGCGGCTCTCCGACGCGCACGCCAAGCAGCGCATCATCGACATCCGGCACCTCGACGGCAAGCACCACTTCACGCTGATGTGCTCGGACTTCGCCCAGCTGGGGTCGCTGGTGCAGCTGGACAACAGCGTCTTCCGCGCGATCCGGGCGGCCACGCCGGGGCCCTACACGTTTATCCTCCCCGCCACCGGAGAGGTGCCGCGCCGGCTGCTCCACCCCAAGAAGCGCACGGTCGGTGTCCGCATCCCCGACCACAAGGTCTGCCGGGCCCTGCTCGACGCGATGGGTGAACCACTGCTGACCAGCACGCTCCTGCTGCCCGACCACGAGGAGCCGATCGCGATGGGCTGGGACGTGAAGGAGGCCCTGGACCACGTCGTCGACGTCGTCGTGGACGGCGACCAGACCGGGCAGGAGCCGACCACCGTCGTGGACTTCTCCGAGGGCTATCCCGAGGTCGTGCGCGTCGGCGCCGGCGACCCGACCCCGTTCGAGTGA
- a CDS encoding MBL fold metallo-hydrolase: MPEPTVPTVLTIETSSLGDRSYLAHDGEVALVVDPQRDIDRVLALAEREGVRITHVFETHIHNDYVTGGYALARRTGAAYHVNADDQVSFDRVPVRDDDVVEVSDRLRVRVLATPGHTFTHLSYVLEGDPPHVFTGGSLLFGSTGRPDLLGEEHSEELARLQHRSAHRLAHQLPGETHVMPTHGFGSFCSATQASGDASTVARERATNPALLLDVEDYVREILEGLDLFPAYYARMHPANVAGPSEPDLDPPAPADRAELRRRVDAGDWVVDLRTRRAFCAGHLPGSFSFGLDGQFSTWLGWLLPSGATVTLLGATEDDVAIAQRELSRIGIEQVAGAATGGPEEWIEGAPATLERATFADLAQVLHHRRVGILDVRNPKEHAATHVDGAVNVPLGQLLERLDAVPEGEVWVHCAAGYRAAAAASILQAQGRRVVCVDDSFGEQARASGLPLVSSDD; this comes from the coding sequence GTGCCCGAGCCGACCGTGCCCACCGTCCTGACCATCGAGACCAGCTCGCTGGGCGACCGGAGCTATCTGGCCCACGACGGCGAGGTCGCCCTCGTGGTCGACCCGCAGCGCGACATCGACCGGGTGCTGGCCCTGGCCGAGCGGGAGGGGGTGCGCATCACCCACGTCTTCGAGACCCACATCCACAACGACTACGTCACGGGCGGCTACGCCCTCGCGCGCCGCACCGGGGCGGCCTACCACGTCAACGCCGACGACCAGGTGTCCTTCGACCGGGTCCCGGTCCGGGACGACGACGTCGTCGAGGTGTCCGACCGGCTGCGGGTGCGGGTGCTGGCGACCCCGGGCCACACCTTCACCCACCTGTCCTACGTCCTCGAGGGCGATCCGCCGCACGTCTTCACCGGCGGTTCCCTGCTCTTCGGCTCCACCGGGCGTCCGGACCTGCTCGGCGAGGAGCACAGCGAGGAGCTGGCGCGGCTGCAGCACCGCTCCGCGCACCGGCTCGCCCACCAGCTGCCGGGGGAGACCCACGTGATGCCGACCCACGGCTTCGGCTCGTTCTGCTCGGCGACCCAGGCGTCCGGGGACGCCTCGACCGTGGCCCGGGAGCGGGCGACCAACCCGGCCCTCCTCCTCGACGTCGAGGACTACGTCCGCGAGATCCTCGAGGGCCTGGACCTCTTCCCGGCCTACTACGCCCGGATGCACCCGGCCAACGTCGCGGGCCCCTCCGAGCCCGACCTCGACCCGCCCGCCCCTGCCGACCGGGCCGAGCTGCGTCGCCGGGTCGACGCGGGCGACTGGGTGGTCGACCTGCGCACGCGCCGGGCGTTCTGCGCAGGTCACCTGCCCGGGTCGTTCAGCTTCGGGCTGGACGGGCAGTTCTCCACCTGGCTGGGCTGGCTGCTGCCCTCCGGTGCCACGGTCACCCTGCTGGGCGCGACGGAGGACGACGTCGCCATCGCGCAGCGCGAGCTGTCACGCATCGGGATCGAGCAGGTCGCGGGTGCCGCGACGGGCGGTCCGGAGGAGTGGATCGAGGGTGCGCCGGCGACCCTCGAGCGGGCCACCTTCGCCGACCTGGCGCAGGTGCTGCACCACCGTCGTGTCGGCATCCTCGACGTGCGCAACCCCAAGGAGCACGCCGCGACCCACGTCGACGGCGCGGTGAACGTCCCTCTGGGCCAGTTGCTCGAGCGGCTCGACGCCGTGCCCGAGGGCGAGGTGTGGGTGCACTGCGCCGCGGGCTACCGCGCGGCGGCGGCCGCCTCGATCCTGCAGGCGCAGGGCCGGCGGGTCGTGTGCGTCGACGACTCCTTCGGGGAGCAGGCGCGCGCGTCCGGGCTGCCGCTCGTCAGCAGCGACGACTGA